Proteins from one Stenotrophomonas aracearum genomic window:
- a CDS encoding LysR family transcriptional regulator — MSLTEPGTVEDGVDPLTTGFSASYAGVMAFIAVAHEGSFSRAADRLGIGRSAVSRSVQKLEGQLGVRLFLRTTRSTSLTREGELFHDGCRPGVDRILQALEEMRDLRDGPPRGHLRVSANHGFGRKVIAPLLSSFRARFPEVTLELQLEERALDLAADRIDVAFRDGVLEDSEVIAKHLIPMQLLVCAAPAYVQQHGLPSTVAELSAHACISQRQPNGRLQPWEFRVDGKPLSVEPSSALVFNDADLALQAVLQGQGLAQLPNYQVRAALDAGLAVSCLDQYAADDRGHYLCYLSRRQLPKRIRAFIDFITSEVRALDLDVVTHWESVQHAGAPARDIDAGAWR, encoded by the coding sequence ATGTCCCTGACCGAACCGGGCACCGTCGAAGACGGTGTCGATCCGCTCACCACCGGCTTCTCGGCAAGCTATGCCGGGGTCATGGCCTTCATTGCGGTGGCCCACGAGGGCAGCTTCTCGCGCGCGGCAGATCGACTCGGCATCGGTCGCTCGGCGGTCAGCCGCAGCGTGCAGAAGCTGGAAGGGCAGCTGGGCGTGCGCCTGTTCCTGCGCACCACGCGGTCCACCTCGCTGACGCGCGAGGGCGAGCTGTTCCATGACGGCTGTCGGCCCGGCGTGGACCGCATCCTGCAGGCGCTGGAGGAAATGCGCGACCTTCGCGACGGACCACCCCGCGGCCACCTGCGGGTCAGCGCGAACCATGGCTTTGGCCGCAAGGTGATCGCGCCGCTGCTCTCTTCCTTCCGCGCACGCTTCCCCGAGGTCACCCTGGAGCTGCAGCTGGAAGAGCGCGCATTGGACCTGGCCGCCGATCGCATCGATGTGGCCTTCCGCGATGGCGTGCTGGAAGACAGCGAGGTGATCGCCAAGCATCTGATCCCAATGCAGCTTCTGGTCTGTGCCGCACCGGCGTACGTACAGCAGCATGGCCTGCCGAGCACCGTGGCCGAACTGTCCGCGCATGCCTGCATCAGCCAGCGCCAGCCGAACGGGCGCCTGCAGCCGTGGGAATTCCGCGTGGACGGCAAGCCGCTCAGCGTGGAACCGTCCTCGGCGCTTGTGTTCAACGACGCCGACCTGGCGCTGCAGGCGGTGCTGCAGGGCCAGGGGTTGGCGCAGCTGCCGAACTACCAGGTGCGTGCGGCGCTGGACGCCGGCCTGGCGGTGAGCTGCCTGGACCAATATGCGGCCGACGACCGTGGCCATTACCTGTGCTACCTGAGTCGGCGCCAGCTGCCCAAGCGGATCCGCGCCTTCATCGACTTCATCACCAGCGAGGTCCGCGCGCTCGACCTGGACGTAGTGACCCACTGGGAGAGCGTGCAGCATGCCGGCGCCCCGGCGCGCGACATCGACGCCGGGGCCTGGCGGTGA
- a CDS encoding TlpA family protein disulfide reductase, translating into MSAPPRRSLLVTGLIAAALGLGTGLYQFAREPQEPRSAAVERPAAVPARPGDPMPAITLPDVDGAPVDFARFHGRPLLINVWASWCGPCIEEMPMLAAFAAAQPGDGVQVVGLAIDTPDGVRDYLQQVPVSYPIVVEQPAPDDASVRLGNAQGLLPYSVLVNAEGRIVKQKLGPFAAGEVETWASLR; encoded by the coding sequence ATGAGCGCGCCGCCGCGCAGGTCGCTGCTGGTGACAGGGCTGATCGCGGCGGCACTGGGCCTGGGCACCGGCCTCTACCAGTTCGCGCGTGAACCGCAGGAACCCCGGTCTGCTGCGGTGGAACGTCCTGCCGCCGTCCCGGCCAGGCCGGGCGATCCGATGCCGGCGATCACCCTGCCCGACGTGGACGGCGCGCCGGTGGATTTCGCCCGCTTCCATGGCCGTCCGCTGCTGATCAATGTCTGGGCCAGCTGGTGCGGTCCCTGCATCGAGGAGATGCCGATGCTGGCCGCGTTCGCTGCCGCGCAGCCCGGCGACGGCGTGCAGGTGGTCGGCCTGGCCATCGATACGCCCGACGGCGTGCGCGACTACCTGCAGCAGGTGCCGGTGAGCTACCCCATCGTGGTCGAGCAGCCCGCGCCGGATGACGCGAGCGTGCGCCTGGGCAATGCGCAGGGGCTGCTGCCGTATTCGGTGCTGGTGAACGCCGAGGGCAGGATCGTCAAACAGAAGCTCGGGCCGTTCGCCGCAGGCGAAGTGGAGACGTGGGCGAGCCTCAGGTAA
- a CDS encoding bestrophin family protein, with protein sequence MHAGRSYTFTEFLVWTRRPLYLLILWNVALVALYQLGGLHWLTVPWNVIFMLGTSVALIAGFKNTQTYNRLWEAQQVWASITAASRLWGTMSRDYVSHPEHTRRLVYRHLAWLTALRYQMRESKPWETQKLTPNVEYRKHYDVPEKVRTLDAELTKYVTPDERSRILGATSRATEVLSLQGAALRQLLDDGQIPQASFAELQRVLRDLHDQQSRSERIKNYPYPRQYAVINVIFVRILCLLLPLGMIDLLAPMNDTVGGAMAGHMVWLAIPLGVLVSWMYAALDQVGESSANPFEGGANDIPISQLCGTVESDLRQMLDERDVPIQQAPASPIVM encoded by the coding sequence ATGCACGCTGGTCGCTCTTACACCTTCACCGAATTCCTGGTCTGGACGCGTCGTCCGCTGTACCTGCTGATCCTGTGGAACGTCGCCCTGGTGGCGCTGTACCAGCTGGGCGGCCTGCATTGGCTGACGGTGCCGTGGAACGTGATCTTCATGCTCGGCACCAGCGTGGCGCTGATCGCCGGCTTCAAGAACACCCAGACCTACAACCGGTTGTGGGAAGCGCAGCAGGTGTGGGCGTCGATCACCGCGGCCAGCCGTTTGTGGGGCACCATGAGCCGCGACTACGTGAGCCACCCCGAACATACCCGGCGGCTGGTGTACCGGCACCTGGCCTGGCTGACCGCGTTGCGCTACCAGATGCGCGAGAGCAAGCCGTGGGAAACCCAGAAGCTGACGCCGAATGTGGAGTACCGCAAGCACTATGACGTGCCGGAGAAGGTGCGCACGTTGGATGCCGAACTTACCAAGTACGTGACCCCGGACGAGCGCTCGCGCATCCTGGGTGCGACCAGCAGGGCCACCGAAGTGCTGTCGCTGCAGGGCGCCGCGCTGCGCCAGCTGCTCGACGACGGACAGATTCCGCAGGCCAGCTTCGCCGAGCTGCAGCGCGTGCTGCGCGACCTGCATGACCAGCAATCGCGCAGCGAGCGCATCAAGAACTACCCGTACCCACGCCAGTACGCGGTGATCAACGTGATCTTCGTGCGCATCCTGTGCCTGCTGCTGCCGCTGGGCATGATCGACCTGCTGGCGCCGATGAACGACACCGTGGGCGGTGCGATGGCCGGGCACATGGTGTGGCTGGCGATCCCGCTGGGCGTGCTGGTGTCGTGGATGTACGCCGCGCTGGACCAGGTCGGTGAGAGCAGCGCCAACCCGTTCGAAGGCGGTGCCAACGACATTCCGATCTCGCAGCTGTGCGGCACGGTCGAGAGCGACCTTCGCCAGATGCTGGATGAGCGCGATGTGCCGATCCAGCAGGCGCCTGCCAGCCCTATCGTGATGTAA
- a CDS encoding methyl-accepting chemotaxis protein, producing MSAFPRRLWLSLTRRGESVPVRHALRDGLVALRRLSVARKLKISLVACVSGLLLVAIVYAWTRYNSERAADTFDRHQQVTGLVAALGTQVADARRLQTRYATSFDDADRQALQQARQHLQESLAGLQRAAAGNGKAEALQALAARIAEFADGITALNARVDEMGRGEENLRAQVEAAATAMEDALATVQRPALDAQWQTIRRQEALLLLTGDSAHTDRASEAKLPFELAMASPGLRSDAQDALRAAMDAYQGALLGYTAARVGLDIEAQSLADTAAQIAPSLEQVRQAQAASLEAARGRLQSQARTMTVAFAVTLLLVALLLVATLLLTLQAVQRPIADTLRFAEDIAEDRLDTVLVVRNPHDEFGQLAQRLLHMQGRLRSRIEAERAAARDNTRARQALDSAQTGLMVLEPDGSIGFLNRALCSALGCTPEQWRGEPAHRLHPVFANVAAQLQGGKGSAHEVEQGGVRYQLVLNPILDEGQLLGAAVEWRSRALETTVETEVAALVDAAAHGELDARIAVHDKQGFVLTLAVSINRLLDTFQGNLAGLQALLSGLARGDLGLRMQGDFQGVFAQMRDDANASVQQLSDIVVRIQQATGAIHGAADEIVAGNRDLAERTERQAAHLEETASSMEELTATVRQNADSALQANRLAVGAADIAVEGGSAVAQVVATMHDIAASSRRIGDITGVIDGIAFQTNILALNAAVEAARAGEQGRSFAVVAGEVRLLAQRSADAARQIKTLIEASVENVNAGTRQVDQAGATMTRIVSSVEQVTAITASISAASQQQSEGIEQVGKTLLQMDGSTQQNAAMVEEASASAQAMQRQAGQLSEAVAAFVLERPAAPVTRRMRAVGMLDA from the coding sequence ATGTCGGCCTTCCCCCGCCGCCTGTGGTTGTCCCTCACCCGACGCGGTGAGTCCGTTCCCGTCCGGCATGCCCTGCGCGACGGGCTGGTTGCACTGCGCCGGCTGAGCGTGGCGCGCAAGCTGAAGATCAGCCTGGTCGCCTGCGTTTCGGGCCTGTTGCTGGTGGCCATCGTATACGCGTGGACACGGTACAACAGCGAGCGTGCCGCAGACACGTTCGACAGGCACCAGCAGGTCACCGGGCTGGTGGCGGCACTGGGCACCCAGGTCGCCGACGCACGCCGCCTGCAGACCCGCTATGCCACCAGCTTCGACGATGCCGACCGCCAGGCGCTGCAGCAGGCACGGCAGCACCTGCAGGAGTCGCTGGCCGGTCTGCAGCGCGCTGCCGCAGGCAACGGCAAGGCGGAGGCGTTGCAGGCACTGGCCGCACGCATCGCCGAGTTCGCCGACGGCATCACCGCGTTGAACGCACGCGTGGATGAAATGGGGCGTGGCGAGGAAAACCTGCGCGCGCAGGTCGAGGCCGCCGCGACTGCGATGGAGGACGCCCTGGCCACGGTGCAACGCCCGGCGTTGGACGCGCAATGGCAGACGATCCGCCGGCAGGAGGCGTTGCTGCTGCTCACCGGCGATTCCGCCCACACCGACCGTGCCAGTGAGGCGAAGCTGCCGTTCGAGCTGGCGATGGCCTCACCGGGCCTGCGTTCGGACGCGCAGGACGCGCTGCGCGCAGCGATGGACGCCTACCAGGGCGCCTTGCTGGGCTACACGGCTGCCCGGGTCGGCCTGGACATCGAGGCGCAGTCGCTGGCCGACACCGCCGCGCAGATCGCGCCCAGCCTGGAACAGGTCCGGCAGGCGCAGGCCGCGTCGCTGGAGGCGGCGCGCGGTCGCCTGCAGAGCCAGGCGCGGACCATGACCGTCGCGTTCGCAGTAACCCTGCTGCTGGTGGCGCTGCTGCTGGTCGCCACCCTGCTGCTCACCCTGCAGGCGGTGCAGCGCCCGATCGCCGACACCCTGCGCTTTGCCGAGGACATCGCAGAAGACCGCTTGGACACGGTACTGGTCGTACGCAATCCGCACGACGAGTTCGGGCAGCTGGCGCAGCGGCTGCTGCACATGCAGGGCCGGCTGCGCAGCCGGATCGAGGCCGAGCGTGCGGCCGCGCGCGACAATACCCGTGCCCGCCAGGCGCTGGACAGCGCCCAGACCGGGTTGATGGTGCTCGAGCCGGACGGCAGCATCGGCTTCCTCAACCGCGCGCTGTGCAGCGCACTGGGCTGCACGCCGGAACAGTGGCGCGGCGAGCCCGCGCATCGGCTGCACCCGGTGTTCGCCAACGTGGCCGCGCAACTGCAGGGTGGCAAGGGCAGCGCCCATGAGGTCGAGCAGGGCGGTGTCCGCTACCAGCTGGTGCTCAATCCGATCCTGGACGAGGGCCAGCTGCTTGGCGCTGCCGTGGAATGGCGCAGCCGCGCGCTGGAGACCACGGTGGAAACCGAGGTGGCCGCGCTGGTGGACGCGGCCGCGCACGGCGAGCTGGACGCGCGCATCGCCGTGCATGACAAGCAGGGATTCGTGCTGACCCTGGCGGTCAGCATCAACCGGCTGCTGGACACGTTCCAGGGCAACCTGGCCGGGCTGCAGGCGCTGCTTTCGGGACTCGCGCGTGGCGACCTCGGCCTGCGCATGCAGGGCGACTTCCAGGGCGTGTTCGCGCAGATGCGCGACGACGCCAACGCCAGCGTGCAGCAGCTTTCCGACATCGTGGTGCGCATCCAGCAGGCTACCGGCGCGATCCATGGCGCGGCCGACGAGATCGTCGCCGGCAACCGCGACCTGGCCGAGCGCACCGAGCGCCAGGCCGCGCACCTGGAAGAAACCGCCTCGTCGATGGAGGAACTCACCGCCACCGTGCGCCAGAACGCCGATTCGGCGCTGCAGGCGAACCGGCTCGCGGTGGGCGCCGCAGACATCGCGGTGGAGGGCGGCAGCGCAGTCGCGCAGGTGGTGGCGACCATGCATGACATCGCCGCCTCGTCGCGCCGGATCGGCGACATCACCGGCGTGATCGACGGCATTGCCTTCCAGACCAACATCCTCGCGCTCAATGCGGCGGTGGAGGCCGCACGTGCCGGTGAACAGGGGCGCAGCTTCGCCGTGGTGGCCGGCGAAGTGCGCCTGCTCGCGCAGCGCAGTGCCGACGCCGCGCGCCAGATCAAGACCCTGATCGAGGCGTCGGTGGAGAACGTGAATGCGGGCACCCGCCAAGTCGACCAGGCCGGTGCGACCATGACCCGCATCGTCAGCAGCGTGGAACAGGTCACCGCGATCACCGCCAGTATCTCCGCCGCGTCCCAGCAGCAGAGCGAGGGCATCGAACAGGTCGGCAAGACCCTGCTGCAGATGGACGGCAGCACCCAGCAGAATGCCGCGATGGTGGAGGAGGCCAGTGCATCGGCGCAGGCCATGCAGCGACAGGCCGGGCAGTTGTCCGAAGCGGTGGCCGCCTTCGTGCTGGAGCGGCCGGCGGCGCCCGTCACCAGGCGCATGCGCGCGGTGGGTATGCTGGATGCATGA
- a CDS encoding excinuclease ABC subunit UvrA: protein MSTRKKPAVPRAAADAFVRVRGAREHNLKNVDVDIPRDALVVFSGISGSGKSSLAFGTLYAEAQRRYLESLSPYARRLIDQVGVPNVDAIEGLPPAVALQQQRGTASVRSSVGSVTTLSSLLRMLYSRAGTYPAKQPMLYAEDFSPNTPQGACPNCHGLGHVYEVTEQSMVPDPSLSIRERAIAAWPPAWHGQNQRDILVTLGYDVDIPWRDLPKKQRDWILFTEEQPVVPVYAGFTPAETRAALRRKEEPSYMGTFSGARRYVLQTFATTQSAMMKKRVARYMVGTVCPVCEGKRLKRASLSVTFAGLDIGALSQLSLAAMADALRPAAEGRFEAPAARAPRSRAAGRKAEQARVAAGGLQHAGSSDVRRTPDLSEEKRIAAQRIAQDLVERIGTLEALGLGYLSMDRATPTLSPGELQRLRLATQIRSSLFGVVYVLDEPTAGLHPADGEALYDALDQLKAGGNTLFVVEHDLEMLRRADWLVDVGPGAGQHGGQVLYSGVPDGLRTVKASATAPYLFDTHAAMRRTPREPAGWLELRGIHRNNLHGLDARFPLGAFCAVTGVSGSGKSSLVSQALVELVGDHLGHEPPAAETDDDLPQPSRIERTRGRLHAGQAAIKRLVNVDQKPIGRTPRSNLATYTGLFDHVRKLFAATRTAKARRYSASRFSFNMAQGRCETCEGEGFVHVELLFMPSVYAPCPTCHGQRYNAKTLEVEWNGRNIAQVLAMTVEEALAFFVDEAVVQRPLQLLRDIGLGYLRLGQPATELSGGEAQRIKLATELQRSQHGNTLYVLDEPTTGLHPADVDKLMAQLHGLVDAGNTVVVVEHDLRVVADTDWVIDVGPGAGEQGGQVVAAGTPELVSRSKQGKTARYLRRFFT, encoded by the coding sequence ATGAGCACCCGAAAGAAGCCCGCTGTACCCCGCGCTGCCGCTGACGCGTTCGTGCGCGTTCGCGGTGCCCGCGAACACAACCTGAAGAACGTCGACGTGGACATTCCACGCGACGCACTGGTGGTGTTCTCGGGCATCTCCGGTTCCGGCAAGTCGTCGCTGGCCTTCGGTACGCTGTATGCCGAGGCGCAGCGGCGCTACCTGGAGTCGCTGTCGCCGTACGCGCGGCGGTTGATCGACCAGGTCGGCGTGCCCAACGTGGATGCGATCGAAGGCCTGCCCCCGGCGGTGGCGCTGCAGCAGCAGCGCGGCACCGCCAGCGTGCGGTCCAGCGTGGGCAGCGTGACCACGCTGTCCAGCCTGCTGCGCATGCTGTACTCGCGTGCCGGTACGTATCCGGCGAAACAGCCGATGCTGTACGCCGAGGATTTCTCGCCGAACACGCCGCAGGGTGCCTGCCCGAACTGCCACGGGCTGGGCCACGTGTACGAGGTGACCGAGCAGTCGATGGTGCCCGATCCTTCGCTGAGCATCCGCGAACGCGCCATCGCGGCGTGGCCACCGGCCTGGCACGGCCAGAACCAGCGCGACATCCTGGTCACGCTCGGCTACGACGTCGACATTCCCTGGCGCGACCTGCCGAAGAAGCAGCGCGACTGGATCCTGTTCACCGAAGAGCAGCCGGTGGTGCCGGTCTACGCAGGCTTCACCCCCGCCGAAACCCGCGCTGCGCTGCGTCGCAAGGAAGAGCCCAGCTACATGGGCACGTTCAGCGGCGCGCGGCGCTATGTGCTGCAAACCTTCGCCACCACCCAGAGCGCCATGATGAAAAAGCGCGTGGCGCGCTACATGGTCGGTACGGTGTGCCCGGTCTGCGAGGGCAAGCGCCTGAAGCGCGCATCGTTGTCGGTGACGTTCGCCGGGCTGGACATCGGCGCGCTGTCGCAGCTGTCACTGGCGGCCATGGCCGACGCGCTGCGACCGGCCGCCGAAGGCCGATTCGAAGCGCCTGCGGCACGCGCACCGCGTAGCCGTGCCGCCGGGCGCAAGGCAGAGCAGGCGCGGGTGGCCGCCGGCGGCCTGCAGCACGCAGGCAGTAGCGACGTGCGCCGTACCCCGGACCTGTCTGAAGAAAAGCGCATTGCCGCGCAGCGCATCGCGCAGGACCTGGTGGAGCGAATCGGCACGCTGGAAGCGCTGGGGCTGGGGTATCTGTCGATGGACCGCGCCACGCCCACGTTGTCGCCGGGCGAGCTGCAACGGCTGCGCCTGGCCACCCAGATCCGCTCCAGCCTGTTCGGCGTGGTGTACGTCCTCGACGAACCGACCGCCGGCCTGCATCCGGCCGATGGGGAGGCGCTGTACGACGCACTGGACCAGCTCAAGGCCGGTGGCAACACGTTGTTTGTGGTCGAGCACGACCTGGAGATGCTGCGCCGCGCCGACTGGCTGGTGGACGTCGGCCCCGGTGCCGGCCAGCATGGCGGGCAGGTGCTGTACAGCGGTGTGCCGGACGGCCTGCGCACGGTGAAGGCATCGGCCACCGCGCCTTACCTGTTCGATACCCACGCGGCCATGCGCCGCACGCCGCGCGAACCGGCCGGCTGGCTGGAGCTGCGCGGTATCCATCGCAACAACCTGCATGGGTTGGACGCACGCTTCCCGCTGGGCGCGTTCTGCGCGGTCACCGGCGTGTCCGGCTCCGGCAAATCCAGCTTGGTCAGCCAGGCGCTGGTGGAGCTGGTTGGCGACCACCTGGGCCATGAGCCGCCGGCAGCGGAGACCGACGACGACCTGCCGCAGCCGAGCCGGATCGAGCGCACGCGCGGCCGCCTGCATGCCGGGCAGGCCGCGATCAAACGACTGGTCAACGTCGACCAGAAGCCGATCGGGCGCACCCCGCGTTCCAACCTGGCCACCTACACCGGGCTGTTCGACCACGTGCGCAAGCTGTTCGCGGCAACCCGCACGGCCAAGGCGCGGCGGTACAGCGCCAGCCGCTTCTCCTTCAACATGGCCCAGGGGCGCTGCGAAACCTGCGAAGGCGAGGGTTTCGTGCACGTGGAACTGCTGTTCATGCCCAGCGTGTACGCGCCATGCCCGACCTGCCACGGCCAGCGCTACAACGCCAAAACCCTGGAGGTGGAGTGGAACGGCCGCAACATCGCGCAGGTACTGGCGATGACCGTGGAGGAGGCGCTGGCGTTCTTCGTCGACGAAGCGGTGGTGCAGCGCCCGCTGCAGCTGCTGCGCGACATCGGACTGGGCTACCTGCGGCTGGGCCAGCCGGCCACGGAACTGTCCGGTGGCGAAGCGCAGCGCATCAAGCTCGCCACCGAACTGCAGCGCAGCCAGCACGGCAACACCCTGTATGTGCTGGACGAACCCACCACCGGCCTGCACCCGGCCGACGTGGACAAGCTGATGGCGCAGCTGCACGGCCTGGTCGACGCGGGCAACACCGTGGTGGTGGTCGAGCACGACCTGCGCGTGGTCGCAGACACCGACTGGGTGATCGATGTGGGCCCCGGCGCGGGCGAGCAGGGCGGCCAGGTGGTTGCCGCCGGCACGCCCGAGCTTGTCAGTCGTTCGAAACAGGGAAAGACCGCCCGCTATCTGCGGCGCTTCTTTACCTGA
- a CDS encoding SDR family oxidoreductase, giving the protein MKIVVIGGHGLIGSRVVEHLAAHGHEAVPASRRTGVDVLTGQGLPAALQGAQVVVDAANAPIFDDPQVGDFFQRATTQLLAACERAGVEHLVGLSIVGTPYLQDSPYFRAKAVQEGLIRQSGLRSTLVRATQCHEFMAQLVAPLAQRQPLHLSPAKVQPVAADDLAALVAQVAMTAPTRRMVQIAGPECHRLFELVERVMYFNQDDRPVVEDPDARYYGARLKDTTLTPEPGALLGSTRFADWLDSHTRGPLPLVHLPKP; this is encoded by the coding sequence ATGAAGATCGTCGTCATCGGAGGCCACGGGCTGATCGGCAGTCGGGTGGTGGAGCATCTGGCTGCGCACGGGCACGAAGCGGTACCGGCGTCGCGCCGCACCGGCGTGGACGTGCTGACCGGCCAGGGCCTGCCCGCCGCACTGCAGGGCGCACAGGTGGTGGTGGATGCCGCCAACGCGCCGATCTTCGACGACCCGCAGGTCGGCGACTTCTTCCAGCGGGCCACCACACAGTTGCTGGCCGCCTGCGAACGCGCCGGCGTGGAACATCTGGTCGGCCTTTCCATCGTGGGGACGCCGTACCTGCAGGACAGCCCCTACTTCCGCGCCAAGGCGGTGCAGGAGGGCCTGATCCGCCAATCCGGCCTGCGCTCCACGCTGGTGCGCGCGACCCAGTGCCACGAGTTCATGGCACAGCTGGTGGCACCGCTGGCCCAACGCCAGCCGCTGCACCTGTCGCCTGCCAAGGTCCAGCCGGTGGCCGCCGATGACCTGGCCGCACTGGTCGCCCAGGTCGCGATGACCGCGCCGACCCGGCGCATGGTGCAGATCGCCGGCCCCGAGTGCCACCGCCTGTTCGAGCTGGTGGAGCGGGTGATGTACTTCAACCAGGACGACCGCCCGGTCGTGGAAGACCCGGATGCGCGCTACTACGGCGCCCGGCTGAAGGACACCACCCTCACCCCCGAACCCGGCGCGCTGCTGGGCAGTACCCGCTTCGCCGACTGGCTGGACAGCCACACGCGCGGTCCGTTACCCCTCGTCCACCTCCCAAAGCCGTAG
- a CDS encoding transcriptional regulator, protein MSTLNATDAAGPPCPADQVWTTFLAALDALPADARLLLLLHDVAGASIEELMPLLGLSADDCRQRLQAAHACLRAHARLPGVPPACP, encoded by the coding sequence ATGAGCACCCTGAACGCCACCGATGCCGCAGGCCCGCCGTGCCCCGCCGACCAGGTGTGGACGACGTTTCTGGCCGCGCTGGATGCCCTGCCGGCCGACGCGCGCCTGCTGCTGTTACTGCACGACGTGGCCGGGGCATCCATCGAAGAGCTCATGCCCCTGCTTGGACTCTCTGCCGACGACTGCCGGCAGCGCCTGCAAGCCGCCCATGCCTGCCTGCGTGCCCACGCGCGCCTCCCCGGAGTGCCACCCGCATGTCCCTGA
- a CDS encoding SDR family oxidoreductase: MKFLVIGGTGRIGSKVVDRLRAAGHEIVIAAPSTGIDIISGEGLDAAMVGTDVVIDLANSPSFEDAAVLAFFQTAGRNILAAEKAAGVRHHVALSVVGTDKLAASGYFRGKIAQEALIRDAGIAYTIIHSTQFFEFLPGIIQSAGESLRLPTALVQPISADDVADAVVKVALQPAINGVVEIAGPERAPMDELAQRFMDRTGDPRRVVGDAQAPYFGAQLQDDTLVPAGQAWLGRQGFDGWLQQSGLVR; encoded by the coding sequence ATGAAGTTCCTGGTCATCGGCGGCACCGGCCGCATCGGCAGCAAAGTAGTCGACCGCCTGCGCGCGGCCGGGCACGAGATCGTCATCGCCGCGCCCTCCACCGGCATCGACATCATCAGCGGCGAGGGCCTGGACGCGGCCATGGTCGGCACCGACGTGGTCATCGACCTGGCCAACTCGCCGTCGTTCGAGGACGCGGCCGTGCTGGCGTTCTTCCAGACCGCCGGACGCAACATCCTCGCGGCCGAAAAGGCGGCGGGTGTGCGTCACCACGTGGCGCTGTCGGTGGTGGGTACCGACAAGCTGGCGGCCAGCGGCTACTTCCGCGGCAAGATCGCGCAGGAAGCGCTGATCCGCGACGCGGGCATCGCCTACACCATCATCCATTCCACCCAGTTCTTCGAGTTCCTGCCGGGCATCATCCAGTCCGCCGGTGAGTCATTGCGGCTGCCCACCGCACTGGTGCAGCCGATCTCCGCCGACGACGTGGCCGATGCGGTGGTGAAGGTGGCGCTGCAGCCCGCAATCAATGGCGTGGTGGAAATCGCCGGCCCCGAGCGCGCGCCGATGGACGAACTGGCGCAGCGCTTCATGGACCGCACCGGCGACCCGCGCCGCGTGGTCGGCGACGCGCAGGCGCCGTACTTCGGTGCGCAGCTGCAGGACGACACCCTGGTACCTGCCGGACAGGCATGGCTGGGCCGCCAGGGCTTCGACGGCTGGCTGCAGCAGTCCGGACTGGTGCGCTGA
- a CDS encoding carboxymuconolactone decarboxylase family protein, protein MSERLDYQKQAPALFKKLLDYSMAAHATTIEEPIQDLIAIRASQLNGCGFCVDMHVKQATIHGERPLRLHHLAVWRESTLFSPRERAALAWTEVLTQLPVHGVPDELYERVRGQLSEQEILDLTHAVMGINAWNRINIAFRSEPGSRDKAWGLDKADLN, encoded by the coding sequence ATGAGCGAACGTCTCGACTACCAGAAGCAAGCGCCCGCCCTGTTCAAGAAACTGCTCGACTACAGCATGGCCGCGCATGCCACCACCATCGAAGAACCGATCCAGGACCTGATCGCGATCCGCGCGTCCCAGCTCAACGGCTGCGGCTTCTGCGTGGACATGCACGTCAAGCAGGCCACGATCCACGGCGAGCGTCCGCTGCGCCTGCACCACCTGGCAGTGTGGCGCGAATCCACCCTGTTCAGCCCGCGCGAACGCGCCGCGCTGGCGTGGACCGAAGTGCTCACCCAGCTGCCCGTGCACGGCGTGCCGGATGAACTCTACGAGCGCGTGCGTGGCCAGCTTTCCGAACAGGAAATACTGGATCTCACCCATGCGGTGATGGGCATCAATGCCTGGAACCGCATCAACATCGCCTTCCGCAGCGAACCGGGTTCGCGCGACAAGGCCTGGGGCCTGGACAAGGCCGACCTCAACTGA
- a CDS encoding Ohr family peroxiredoxin: protein MSDLKPPSPAVLDKYRGDEVRPLYTGRVRVQGGVTGHGRASGVVVSDDGALELDLRLPPSLGGPGGGSNPEQLLAAGYAACFHGAMNLLASRAGLVLVDACIEVAVTFSRDPIDGLYLLSAEVEAYLPGLESSVAAELVRNTERVCPYAKMFRNGITHVVSVVPTAAP from the coding sequence ATGTCCGACCTGAAGCCGCCGTCGCCTGCCGTACTCGACAAATACCGTGGCGATGAAGTGCGTCCGCTCTACACCGGGCGGGTGCGCGTCCAGGGCGGTGTCACCGGCCATGGTCGTGCCTCCGGCGTGGTGGTGTCCGACGACGGCGCGCTGGAGCTCGATCTGCGCCTGCCGCCCTCGCTGGGTGGTCCCGGCGGCGGCAGCAACCCGGAGCAGCTGCTGGCCGCCGGTTACGCCGCCTGTTTCCACGGTGCGATGAACCTGCTGGCCAGCCGCGCCGGACTGGTGCTGGTGGATGCATGCATCGAGGTGGCGGTGACCTTCTCGCGCGATCCGATCGACGGGCTGTACCTGCTTTCGGCCGAGGTGGAGGCCTACCTTCCCGGGCTGGAGAGCAGCGTGGCTGCCGAGCTGGTCCGCAATACCGAACGCGTCTGCCCCTACGCAAAGATGTTCCGCAACGGCATCACCCACGTGGTGAGCGTGGTGCCCACCGCAGCGCCCTGA